A window of the Henckelia pumila isolate YLH828 chromosome 3, ASM3356847v2, whole genome shotgun sequence genome harbors these coding sequences:
- the LOC140888988 gene encoding spermidine hydroxycinnamoyl transferase-like — protein MEVVLINSCLVQPAEPTWNGPMPLTEFDQTGYLAHVRTMYFYRPSGNWLKQRGNIYKTVGTSLSKILVHFYPLAGRLRWLDRARLVLECNGKGVQLIEAEADADLDILGDFAPSPHFHHLTPPINYKAPIEEIPLVFVQLTYFKCGGIALTYSISDAVVDGQSALHFLTELANLARGDSLGNSPFLDRKLLRAGEPPSAQPCFEHEQFDSPPLLIGQSSCENESKKKTADAMLKLTRIQIEMLKNEANRTRPFSDSDRIFTRYEAIAAHIWRCACRARGHLYEQRTGLAVCVDIRNRVQPPLPRKYFGNAIVDVIATGCSGDLVTRPLGYAASRIREAINSVSNEFVHSNLNYLKNLEDFSGLQDIHPMNMNQGPFYGNPNLGVISWMTLPVYGLDFGWGKEIFMIPGTHACDGDSLILPGHDGDGSVFVVLCLQADRMEDFKKFFYQDIQTNKKSAP, from the coding sequence atggAAGTTGTGTTGATAAATTCCTGCCTAGTCCAGCCAGCAGAGCCAACATGGAATGGACCTATGCCCTTGACAGAATTCGATCAAACCGGCTATCTTGCTCATGTCCGAACAATGTACTTCTACCGGCCTTCCGGAAATTGGCTCAAACAAAGAGGGAACATCTACAAAACTGTAGGAACCTCTCTGAGCAAAATCTTGGTTCATTTTTACCCATTGGCAGGGCGTTTGCGATGGCTAGATAGGGCTCGCCTCGTGCTTGAGTGCAATGGGAAGGGTGTTCAGCTCATAGAAGCAGAGGCTGATGCAGACTTAGATATCCTCGGTGATTTCGCTCCGTCTCCCCATTTTCATCACCTTACTCCTCCAATAAACTATAAAGCCCCTATTGAAGAAATCCCATTGGTCTTTGTGCAACTAACTTACTTCAAGTGTGGTGGGATTGCTCTGACTTACTCTATATCAGATGCTGTGGTTGATGGCCAAAGTGCCCTTCATTTTCTCACAGAATTGGCTAACCTGGCCCGAGGAGATTCATTAGGCAATTCGCCTTTTCTTGATAGGAAATTGCTGCGGGCTGGGGAACCTCCATCTGCGCAACCGTGCTTTGAGCACGAGCAGTTCGACTCTCCTCCGCTTCTGATCGGACAATCCAGCTGCGAAAACGAGAGCAAAAAGAAAACTGCCGATGCAATGTTGAAGCTGACAAGAATCCAGATTGAAATGCTCAAGAATGAAGCTAACAGAACGAGGCCATTTAGTGACAGCGACCGTATCTTTACACGATATGAGGCCATAGCAGCACACATATGGAGGTGTGCATGCAGGGCTCGTGGGCACCTATATGAGCAGCGGACCGGATTGGCGGTTTGCGTTGACATACGCAACCGAGTTCAACCACCACTACCTCGAAAGTACTTCGGCAATGCAATAGTTGATGTGATCGCTACTGGTTGCTCGGGAGACCTTGTCACAAGACCATTAGGCTATGCTGCAAGCAGAATAAGAGAAGCAATCAATTCTGTTTCGAACGAGTTTGTGCATTCCAATCTCAATTACTTGAAGAATCTTGAAGACTTCTCAGGATTACAAGATATACATCCCATGAATATGAATCAAGGGCCATTCTATGGGAATCCAAATCTAGGGGTGATAAGCTGGATGACACTTCCGGTCTATGGCCTCGATTTCGGTTGGGGGAAGGAAATCTTTATGATCCCTGGAACCCATGCTTGTGATGGTGATTCTTTGATCTTACCAGGCCATGACGGAGACGGCTCCGTGTTTGTTGTGCTGTGCCTGCAAGCTGATCGCATGGAAGATTTCAAAAAATTCTTCTACCAAGATATTCAAACCAACAAGAAATCTGCACCATGA